The stretch of DNA TCGAAGCCTGGGCCGTCGAGATCGACCCCTCGTTGCCGCGCTACTGAAGTCCCGGCTAGGAAGGGGGATGGGGGAACGGCGGTCAGCTTTTAGCGGTCAGCTTTCAGCGATCAGCTTCTTGAAGACGGCGGAGCCGTCCCTAAGTGCTGATCGCTGAAAGCTGACCGCTGACCGCCATAAACTCCGCTTCCAAACGGGCGCGGCTCAACAAGGGACGGCTGGAAAAGGCCCCTTGCGGGGCGGGCGAAAGGTTGGCACGATACGCTGCTCGCGTTGAAAGACGCGGATGATTCCACACGCCGCCGTGGCGGAATTGGCAGACGCGCATGGTTCAGGTCCATGTGCCCGCAAGGGCGTGGAGGTTCGACTCCTCTCGGCGGTACTTACTCTTTCTCTTTGAGCGGTCTCGGCTTGGCTCTGCCAAGACCTCGCCGCGCAAGGTCTCCGCCGTCTCGGCTTGGCCGTTGCCAAGACCTTGCCGTGCTGGGCAGCCTTTCTAGCTTGCCCGACTTGGCTGACGCCAGGATCTCGCTACGCGAGTTACTTCGCGGTCTCGGTTTGGCGATCGCCGAGACCTCCTCGCGATGGGCAGCATCTCTCGATGGCTCTTTTGAGCCGCGCCCGTTGGGAAGCGGAGTTCTCAAGAAGGAGATAGTGGTATGTCGGCGATAGGGGGGATCGCAAGCGGTCGGAGCAACCAACCTTGGGGGACGTAACCAATCTTCGCGTTGAGTGCACCTTGGTCCGATTTGGAGATGAGACGCCCACCATGCCTCAGCGCTTGGTCCAAAGAAAGACTCCACCAACCGCTTGCGATCCCCCTATCGCCGCCATCTCCCTGATCTCCTTTTTCAAAGCTCCCCTTCCTGACGGGCACGGCTAGAGGGGGCGCTGGCGCGATCGCGCGTATCTCTTTGCCGCTTCGTGAATACAATTGGCGGTCTCACAACCCCCAACGTTAACGAGGCGCCATCATGCGGATCGTTCGCTTCCTCTGTAACGAAACCAAGGCTCCGGCGTGGGGCGTGCAACTCCCTAGCGGTGAGGTCCATTTCGCGCATGGCGACCCGTTCGACGGCGGGCTGACCGACACCGAGGAGGTTGTGAAGGCGCCTCAGCTCCTAGCGCCCCTCCAGCCGGCGGCGATCCTTTGTATCGGCCTGAACTACGCCGCCCACGCGGCCGAAGGGGGCCGCCCGGCGCCGGAGCGGCCGGTGTTGTTCATGAAGACGCCTTCGGCCGTGCAGCATCCGGGTGGGCCGATCGTGCTGCCGCGGCGGCTTAGGAGCACGCGCGTCGATTACGAGGCGGAGCTCGCCATCGTGATTGGCAAGCCGTGCAAGAACGTCTCACGCGCCGACGCGCTGGAGTATGTCCTCGGCTACACCTGCGGAAACGACGTGTCCGCGCGCGACTGGCAGCGCAATGGCGGCGGCGGGCAGTGGTGCCGCGGCAAGACGTTCGACACGTTCGCGCCGCTCGGGCCCGCGTTGGTGACGACGGACGAACTCCGCGACGCCGGCGACCTGCGCGTGACGACGACCATTGGCGGCGAGTTGCTGCAAGACTCGCGCACCAGCGACATGATCTTTAGCGTGCCGAAGCTGATCGAGTTCCTCAGCGCGAGCGTGACCCTGGCGCCCGGGACGGTGATCCTCTCGGGGACGCCCGAGGGCGTCGGCTTCGCGCGCACGCCGCCGCGGTGGCTCGAGCCCGGCGACGAGGTGACCGTTGAGATCGAGGGGATT from Botrimarina mediterranea encodes:
- a CDS encoding fumarylacetoacetate hydrolase family protein, with protein sequence MRIVRFLCNETKAPAWGVQLPSGEVHFAHGDPFDGGLTDTEEVVKAPQLLAPLQPAAILCIGLNYAAHAAEGGRPAPERPVLFMKTPSAVQHPGGPIVLPRRLRSTRVDYEAELAIVIGKPCKNVSRADALEYVLGYTCGNDVSARDWQRNGGGGQWCRGKTFDTFAPLGPALVTTDELRDAGDLRVTTTIGGELLQDSRTSDMIFSVPKLIEFLSASVTLAPGTVILSGTPEGVGFARTPPRWLEPGDEVTVEIEGIGKLTNPVVEEEAEELTEWTLKDE